From Podospora bellae-mahoneyi strain CBS 112042 chromosome 3, whole genome shotgun sequence, the proteins below share one genomic window:
- a CDS encoding hypothetical protein (EggNog:ENOG503NVUM; COG:E; MEROPS:MER0003580), producing MYIPILPLALSLASTLTLTSGLPAPFRYSPEQEQCVLNLDPSTAPNGTRGAVASESKLCSQIGIDMISQGGTAADALVAATLCVGVIGMYHSGIGGGGFMLVRDELGRHEVIDYRETAPSSAHKDMYKHDRNASVIGGLAVGVPGEIRGLGYLQEKYGRLGWKEVVMPAVEVAREGFTVGEDLVKYMKAASANDDFLVSDPVWAQDFAPNGTLLGLGDRITRKRLASTLEKIANEGPEAFYEGEIADSIIKTVQENNGTMTHDDLREYTIRMKQPLSIDYRGFKLYTTVAPSSGAVTLNILKVMEQFPPEDLADKSLTAHRLTEAMKFAYGARQELGDPDFIRGLTAFQKTMLSEEKAQQIRKMIMDNQTQALDVYNPQSVYAAESSGTSHLVASDETGMTVTSTTTINLLFGAKIMTDTGIILNNEMDDFSQPGRPNSFGFEPSPNNFIAPYKRPLSSITPLIVEHASNGSLFFATGAAGGSRIISSTMQVAFGIMSAIDQGRSAVGEMYEAIKAPRLHHQLMPNVLNVETGYDESVFVGLGSKQHNVSWMAPGQSSAQGLLRLYNGTFEAVGETRQLNSGGLTV from the exons ATGT acatccccatcctccccctgGCCCTCAGCCTAGCcagcaccctcaccctcacatCCGGCCTTCCGGCCCCATTCCGCTACTCCCCAGAACAAGAACAATGCGTCCTCAACCTTGACCCTTCAACCGCGCCAAATGGCACCCGCGGGGCCGTCGCCTCCGAATCCAAACTCTGCTCCCAAATCGGCATCGACATGATCTCCCAAGGCGGGACGGCAGCCGACGCCCTCGTAGCAGCAACCCTCTGCGTGGGGGTAATAGGAATGTACCACTCGggcatcggcggcggcggcttcaTGCTCGTCCGCGACGAGCTTGGCCGCCATGAGGTCATCGACTACCGGGAGACTGCCCCTTCTTCTGCGCACAAAGACATGTACAAACATGATCGAAACGCCTCAGtgattggggggttggcggtgggggtgcCGGGGGAGATTAGAGGGTTGGGGTATCTGCAGGAAAAGtatgggaggttggggtggaaggaggtggtgatgcctGCTGTCGAGGTtgcgagggaggggtttACGGTTGGCGAGGATTTGGTCAAGTACATGAAGGCTGCGAGTGCCAATGATGACTTTTTGGTGAGCGATCCGGTTTGGGCGCAGGATTTTGCGCCGAATGGGACGTTgttgggattgggggatAGGATtacgaggaagaggttggcgagtACGCTTGAGAAAATTGCCAATGAAGGACCTGAGGCGTTCTATGAAGGAGAAATCGCCGACTCGATTATCAAGACTGTTCAGGAGAATAACGGGACGATGACGCATGACGATTTGAGAGAGTATACCATCCGCATGAAGCAGCCCCTCAGCATTGATTACCGCGGCTTCAAGCTTTACACGACGGTTGCACCCAGCAGCGGCGCAGTCAcgctcaacatcctcaaggTCATGGAGCAGTTCCCCCCTGAGGACTTGGCAGACAAGAGCTTGACTGCCCACAGGCTCACAGAGGCGATGAAGTTTGCTTATGGGGCACGTCAAGAACTTGGTGACCCTGATTTCATCAGAGGGTTGACAGCGTTTCAAAAGACCATGTtgagcgaggagaaggcccaACAGATCCGCAAGATGATCATGGATAACCAGACCCAGGCTCTGGACGTGTACAACCCACAATCGGTGTACGCTGCTGAAAGCTCGGGAACCTCTCACCTTGTTGCGTCTGACGAGACAGGCATGACAGTTACCTCCACCACGACAATCAACCTGCTTTTTGGGGCAAAAATCATGACCGACACTGGCATCATCCT caACAACGAAATGGACGACTTTTCCCAACCCGGCCGCCCCAACTCCTTCGGCTTCGAGCCCTCGCCCAACAACTTCATCGCCCCTTACAAGCGCCCCCTGTCCTCCATCACTCCCCTTATTGTCGAACACGCCAGCAACGGATCCCTTTTCTTTGCCACAGGAGCAGCCGGTGGATCGAGGATTATCTCTTCTACGATGCAAGTTGCCTTTGGGATCATGTCCGCCATTGATCAGGGACGTAGTGCCGTTGGGGAGATGTACGAGGCCATCAAAGCCCCGAGGTTACACCACCAGCTCATGCCTAATGTTTTGAATGTTGAGACGGGGTATGACGAGAGTGTttttgttgggttggggagcaAGCAGCATAATGTCTCTTGGATGGCGCCGGGACAGAGCTCAGCGCAGGGGTTGCTGAGGTTGTATAACGGGACTTTTGAGGCGGTTGGGGAGACAAGGCAGTTGAACTCGGGTGGTTTGACTGTTTAA
- the ADH1_2 gene encoding alcohol dehydrogenase (EggNog:ENOG503NW0B; COG:Q), which produces MKTYDIPTEQWAQVVEAPGGPAVYKKIPVPSPGPDEVLINVKYSGVCHTDLHAMKGDWPIPTKIPLVGGHEGAGIVVKKGSLVADDIKLGDAAGIKWLNGSCLSCSFCQQSDEPLCQSALLSGYTVDGSFQQYAIAKAAHIARIPEGVDLEEVAPVLCAGITVYKGLKESGVRPGQWVAVVGAGGGLGSMAVQYAKAMGVHVIGIDGGSEKGESVKKLGGSAYVDFMASKDLVEEVKAATPDGLGPHAVLLLAVSEKPFQQATEYVRSRGAVVCIGLPAGAYLKAPVFDTVLRMITIKGSYVGNRQDTAEALDFFQRGLIKVPYKTVGLSQLGEVYQMMEESKIVGRYVVDTSK; this is translated from the exons ATGAAAACCTACGACATCCCAACCGAGCAATGGGCCCAAGTAGTCGAAGCCCCCGGCGGCC CCGCCGTCTACAAGAAaatccccgtcccctcccccggcccAGATGAGGTCCTCATCAACGTAAAGTACTCCGGCGTCTGCCACACCGACCTCCACGCCATGAAGGGTGACTG gCCAATCCCCACTAAAATCCCCCTCGTCGGCGGCCATGAAGGTGCCGGCATCGTCGTGAAAAAAGGCTCCCTAGTCGCCGACGACATCAAGCTAGGCGACGCAGCAGGCATCAAATGGCTCAACGGCTCGtgcctctcctgctccttttGCCAACAATCCGACGAGCCCCTCTGCCAGTCTGCCCTCTTGTCGGGGTACACGGTCGATGGGTCGTTCCAACAGTATGCCATCGCCAAGGCTGCGCACATCGCGCGGATTCCTGAGGGTGTTGATCTTGAGGAGGTGGCTCCTGTGCTCTGCGCCGGGATTACAGTATACAAAGGATTAAAGGAATCAGGAGTGAGACCAGGCCAgtgggttgctgttgttggagcgGGTGGCGGGTTGGGGAGTATGGCAGTGCAATACGCCAAGGCTATGGGAGTGCATGTTATTGGGATTGATGGCGGGAgtgaaaagggggagagTGTCAAGAAACTGGGGGGGAGTGCCTACGTTGATTTTATGGCGTCCAAGGAtttggttgaggaggtcaaggctgcGACGCCGGATGGGTTGGGGCCGCatgctgtgttgttgttggctgtgtCGGAGAAGCCGTTCCAGCAGGCGACCGAGTATGTCAGGAGTAGGGGGGCAGTTGTTTGCATTGGGTTGCCTGCGGGGGCGTATCTCAAGGCGCCCGTGTTTGATACCGTGCTTAGGATGATTACTATCAAGGGGAGCTACGTGGGCAACAGGCAGGATACGGCCGAGGCGTTGGACTTCTTCCAGAGGGGTTTGATCAAGGTGCCGTATAAGACTGTTGGGTTGAGCCAGCTGGGCGAGGTGTAccagatgatggaggagagcaagATTGTGGGGAGGTATGTGGTTGATACTAGCAAGTAG
- the ARP3 gene encoding Actin-related protein 3 (COG:Z; EggNog:ENOG503NW63), giving the protein MANQTPAVVMDNGTGFSKLGFAGNDSPSFVFPTAIATKAAAGSAGSGSGRPAVANKPSFLTGGAGPTGHLSAKRGTEDLDYFIGDEAIAASSGPGYGLHYPIRHGQIENWDHMERFWSNSIFKYLRVEPEDHHFLLTEPPLNPPENRENTAEIFFESFNCAGLYIAVQAVLALAASWTSSKVTDRSLTGTVIDSGDGVTHVIPVAEGYVIGSSIKSIPIAGRDITYFVQSLLRDRGEPDSSLKTAQEIKEQYCYVCPDIVKEFDRFDRDRSRFMEHVVAHPGGRQATVDVGYERFLAPEIFFNPEIYSSDFLTPLPVVVDGVIQSSPIDVRRGLYKNIVLSGGSTLYKDFGRRLQRDIKQLVDARIRASEARSGGAKSGGLDVQVITHKRQRHGPWFGGSLLGQTPEFRSYCHTKAEYQEYGPSIVRRFALLGGPAGS; this is encoded by the exons ATGGCAAACCAAACGCCGGCCGTTGTCATGGACAA CGGCACTGGCTTCTCCAAGTTAG GTTTTGCCGGCAATGATTCCCCGTCCTTCGTTTTCCCGACCGCCATCGCGACCAAGGCCGCTGCCGGTAGCGCCGGGTCTGGCTCTGGCCGTCCGGCCGTAGCGAACAAGCCCTCTTTCCTCACCGGCGGTGCTGGTCCGACCGGCCATCTCTCGGCCAAGCGCGGCACTGAGGACCTCGATTACTTTATTGGCGACgaagccatcgccgcctcTTCTGGCCCCGGTTACGGGTTGCACTACCCAATCCGACATGGTCAAATAGAGAACTGG GATCACATGGAGAGATTCTGGTCCAACTCCATCTTTAAATATTTGAGGGTCGAGCCTGAGGATCAtcacttcctcctcaccgaaccacccctgaacccccccGAAAATCGTGAAAACACGGCCGAGATTTTCTTCGAGTCTTTCAACTGCGCTGGTTTATATATTGCCGTTCAGGCCGTGTTGGCTCTTGCTGCCTCCTGGACCTCATCCAAGGTCACCGACCGATCCCTCACCGGTACTGTTATTGACTCGGGTGACGGTGTCACCCACGTCATCCCCGTGGCCGAGGGCTATGTTATTGGATCATCGATCAAGTCTATTCCCATTGCTGGACGCGACATCACCTACTTTGTCCAGTCACTCCTGAGAGACCGCGGCGAGCCCGACTCGTCGCTCAAGACGGCgcaggagatcaaggagcagTACTGCTATGTGTGCCCCGACATTGTCAAGGAGTTTGACCGCTTCGATCGTGACCGCAGTCGCTTCATGGAGCATGTTGTTGCGCACCCCGGCGGTCGCCAAGCGACTGTCGATGTTGGTTACGAGCGCTTCCTTGCTCCTGAaatcttcttcaaccccgaAATCTACTCGTCCGACTTTTTGACTCCCCTtcccgtggtggtggatggcgTCATCCAGTCATCCCCTATCGATGTGCGCCGCGGTCTCTACAAGAACATTGTGCTCTCTGGTGGTAGCACACTCTACAAGGACTTTGGTCGCCGATTACAGCGTGATATCAAGCAGTTGGTGGATGCCAGAATTCGGGCCAGCGAGGCTCGCAGCGGTGGAGCCAAGAGCGGTGGTCTTGATGTCCAAGTCATCACGCACAAGCGACAAAGGCACGGCCCCTGGTTTGGTGGCAGTTTGCTTGGTCAAACACCCGAGTTCCGGTCCTACTGCCACACCAAGGCGGAG TACCAAGAATATGGCCCAAGTATTGTTCGGAGATTTGCGCTGTTGGGTGGCCCTGCAGGCTCTTAA
- a CDS encoding hypothetical protein (COG:E; MEROPS:MER0017622; EggNog:ENOG503NV2I) — protein sequence MQRSSSSPELSPISSGDGAADRVWRRKQPQPVAAIFIHAGAGYHSVANEHVHLSACSEAAKLGMSFLRAGASATQAVEAAIKYLEDREITNAGFGSNLTMDGIVECDATVVDHLGRSGACGAVPGVRNPISLAKLILDASSRPLSLRRVPPNILVGEGAREFGIEHGMPQVPNEQLVSKNAKDRYLRWNEDLKRAEAKLHPSNHFSGRTAERSSAGDYEQAADPAGQSSGRDHTNAILTGTWNEGQPDSPHIPGTPLGENGSPAGTAVTTARSTPSSSSRSSSYTLRTPNPLSYVSAAFQGRSRPSQKRPKVRKSVSDDAAAFLTPLTGTNKAPSPAASAHDGSVSTAESDRGDLSDDGEKKKEEKGPLPILAGTKRSREFGSGDEDFVTDTVGAIAIDNRGHIAAGSSSGGIGMKHRGRIGPAALVGIGTAVVPEDPEDEMATSVAAVTSGTGEHMATCIASAKCAERLFHCTRRGPSGQDIEELDESALMESFIVNDFMGHPGVRNQPSAGAIGVMAVKKDLSGISFYFAHNTDSFALSAMAATDQQPTCTMSRLSKAHGVAQGARRMRYD from the exons ATGCAACGCAGCTCAAGTAGCCCCGAACTCTCACCAATATCCTCTGGAGATGGGGCTGCCGACCgggtctggaggaggaaacAGCCCCAGCCGGTTGCTGCGATCTTTATCCATGCTGGTGCCGGTTACCACAGCGTTGCCAATGAACATGTGCATCTCAGTGCATGTAGCGA AGCGGCCAAGCTGGGCATGAGCTTTCTGAGAGCTGGTGCTTCCGCTACCCAAGCCGTGGAAGCTGCTATCAAATACCTCGAGGACAGGGAAATCACCAATGCTGGCTTCGGCAGCAACTTGACCATGGACGGCATTGTCGAGTGTGATGCGACTGTGGTAGACCACTTGGGAAGAAGCGGTGCCTGCGGTGCCGTTCCTG GAGTGCGAAATCCTATATCTCTAGCCAAGCTTATTCTTGACGCAAGCAGTCGTCCTCTGTCACTCCGCCGAGTTCCACCAAACATCcttgttggagagggtgccAGAGAGTTCGGGATAGAACATGGCATGCCCCAAGTCCCCAACGAGCAACTGGTTTCGAAGAATGCCAAGGACAGATATCTCCGCTGGAACGAGGACCTAAAACGGGCAGAAGCCAAACTGCACCCCTCGAATCATTTTTCTGGCAGGACTGCTGAAAGGTCCAGCGCTGGAGACTACGAACAGGCCGCCGACCCTGCTGGGCAGTCGTCGGGGCGAGATCACACCAATGCAATCTTGACGGGAACTTGGAATGAAGGTCAACCTGACTCCCCTCATATCCCCGGCACGCCCTTGGGAGAGAATGGATCACCGGCAGGCACTGCGGTTACCACTGCGCGGTCGACTCCCAGCAGCTCGTCCAGGTCCTCATCGTACACCCTGCGAACCCCAAATCCTTTGAGCTACGTCAGTGCCGCCTTTCAAGGGCGCTCGAGGCCATCTCAAAAGCGGCCCAAAGTACGGAAAAGCGTGAGTGATgatgccgccgccttcctcacGCCGCTCACAGGGACGAACAAAGCACCATCCCCGGCCGCTTCGGCACACGACGGTTCGGTAAGCACTGCGGAGAGCGATAGAGGCGATCTCTCTGACGacggagagaaaaaaaaagaggagaaagggcCTCTGCCAATTCTTGCTGGCACCAAACGTAGCCGAGAATTCGGTAGCGGCGATGAGGATTTCGTAACAGACACGGTCggcgccatcgccattgATAACAGGGGTCACATTGCAGCAGGATCTTCTTCTGGGGGTATTGGAATGAAGCATCGCGGCCGAATTGGGCCTGCTGCCCTCGTCGGCATTGGTACCGCTGTTGTGCCGGAGGACCCCGAAGACGAAATGGCGACCTCGGTAGCTGCTGTCACCAGCGGGACAGGCGAACACATGGCCACGTGCATTGCCTCTGCCAAGTGTGCTGAGCGTCTGTTTCACTGTACCCGGCGCGGACCTAGTGGCCAAGATATCGAAGAGCTGGATGAGTCTGCCCTGATGGAGTCCTTCATTGTCAACGACTTTATGGGGCATCCTGGAGTGCGGAACCAGCCCTCGGCTGGAGCGATTGGGGTCATGGCTGTCAAGAAGGACCTGTCGGGAATTTCCTTTTATTTCGCGCACAATACCGACTCATTTGCCTtgtcggcgatggcggcgacagaccaacaaccaacatgTACGATGTCCCGGCTGAGTAAAGCTCATGGGGTGGCGCAGGgtgcgaggaggatgaggtatGACTGA
- the PXA2 gene encoding ATP-binding cassette long-chain fatty acid transporter pxa2 (EggNog:ENOG503NW82; COG:I), with protein sequence MAPTMSKPSTNSAAARDRTIRGIVSQLTSMYLQNRTRISRAVYITLFVALINRVRHAIQEQKAASVREATKRAEKSGTTSTADGVVTKKKVELNREFFRSLLRLLKIVVPGWRSKETRLLISHSFFLVMRTLISLKVAAMDGAIVKALVKGNGREFLMRIVWWMLIAVPATFTNSMLSYHQAELSLRYRTRLTQFIHDKYLSQLTFYGISALDDRIKNPDQLIAVDVAKFSNSLAELYSNLAKPLLDMTIYTFSLSKSVGGEGVVFMSLLVQLSAHVMRALTPPFGKYVADEARLEGEFRFQHSRLIDHSEEVALYAGHEAEKDTLDKGYFTLIKHVNYILRRRFYHGFMEDFVIKYFWGALGLLLCSVPVFVKLPGQVTMNMGDRTETFVTNRRMLLSASDAFGRIMFSYREIMELAGYTSRVSSLLEVMDDIQAGHFEKKLVSSSGTENNEAVLKGRGKVVESSNIEFIDVPIISPNGDVLVPALTFKLTPGDHLLVVGPNGCGKSSLFRILGGLWPVYGGTVHKPPFTDIFYIPQRPYLSRGSLRQQIIYPDGLRTMRSKGVTDSDLLSILKILSLEHLIDLYPEGWDAEAEWRDVLSGGLQQRVAMARLFYHRPKYAILDECTSSVTLDTEKVMYDNAKALGITLMTVSHRRSLWKYHTHILQFDGQGHFVFTRLDADKRMKLEDEKEDLEVLLRQVPELERRVRELSEL encoded by the exons ATGGCGCCGACAATGTCGAAGCCGAGCACCAATAGCGCGGCCGCTCGAGACCGAACAATTCGTGGCATCGTTAGCCAGTTGACGTCCATGTACCTCCAAAACCGCACCCGTATATCTCGCGCCGTCTACATCACACTCTTTGTCGCCCTCATAAACAGGGTGCGACATGCTATCCAGGAGCAAAAGGCTGCCTCGGTACGAGAGGCGACAAAGCGCGCCGAGAAGTCTGGTACAACATCGACTGCAGATGGAGTGGTGacaaagaagaaggtggaatTGAACCGGGAGTTCTTCCGCTCGTTGCTaaggttgttgaagattgTGGTGCCAGGATGGAGGAGCAAAGAGACGAGGCTGTTGATCAGCCACAgtttcttcttggtgatgcGGACGCTCATCAGCTTGAAGGTGGCGGCGATGGATGGTGCGATCGTCAAGGCTCTGGTGAAGGGCAACGGAAGGGAGTTCTTGATGCGCATTGTGTGGTGGATGTTGATTGCTGTACCGGCGACGTTTACCAACTCGATGTTGTCGTACCATCAAGCTGAGCTTTCACTGCGGTACAGGACACGCTTGACGCAGTTCATCCATGACAAGTACCTCTCGCAGCTGACCTTTTATGGTATTTCTGCGCTTGATGATCGGATCAAGAACCCAGATCAGCTTATCGCTGTCGATGTGGCCAAGTTCTCGAATAGTTTGGCCGAGCTGTACAGCAACTTGGCCAAGCCCCTTCTCGACATG ACAATCTACACATTCTCCCTCTCGAAATCTGTCGGCGGAGAAGGCGTCGTCTTTATGTCTCTTCTCGTCCAGCTCTCAGCGCACGTCATGCGTGCGTTGACACCCCCATTCGGGAAATACGTGGCCGACGAAGCCAGACTCGAAGGCGAGTTCCGCTTCCAGCACTCGAGATTAATAGACCACAGCGAGGAAGTCGCCCTGTACGCCGGTCACGAAGCCGAAAAGGACACCCTCGACAAGGGCTACTTCACCCTCATCAAGCACGTCAACTACATTCTCCGCCGCCGATTCTACCACGGCTTCATGGAGGACTTTGTCATCAAGTACTTTTGGGGCGCGCTcgggttgctgctgtgcaGTGTTCCTGTCTTTGTGAAGCTCCCTGGCCAAGTGACGATGAACATGGGTGACAGGACTGAGACCTTTGTGACCAACCGTCGCATGTTGCTGTCGGCGTCGGATGCCTTTGGGCGCATCATGTTCTCCTACAGGGAAATCATGGAGTTGGCGGGTTACACCTCCCGTGTGTCGTCGCTGTTGGAAGTCATGGATGATATTCAGGCGGGGCActttgagaagaagcttgTGTCTAGCTCGGGCACCGAAAACAACGAGGCTGTCCTCAAGGGAAGAGGcaaggttgttgagagcAGCAACATTGAGTTTATCGATGT acccatcatctcccccaacggCGACGTCCTCGTCCCAGCCCTAACATTCAAACTCACCCCGGGCGACCACCTGTTGGTCGTCGGCCCCAACGGCTGCGGcaaatcctccctcttccGCATCCTCGGCGGGTTATGGCCCGTATACGGCGGGACAGTCCACAAACCCCCCTTCACAGACATCTTTTACATCCCCCAACGCCCTTACCTCTCCCGCGGCTCCCTCCGCCAACAAATCATCTACCCCGACGGCCTCCGCACCATGCGCTCCAAAGGCGTGACCGACTCCGATCTCTTGTCCATCCTGAAAATTCTATCTCTGGAACACCTGATCGACCTCTACCCCGAAGGCTGGGACGCGGAAGCCGAGTGGCGTGACGTCTTGTCTGGCGGGCTACAGCAGAGGGTGGCAATGGCCAGGCTGTTTTACCACCGCCCTAAATATGCTATTTTGGATGAGTGTACCAGCTCAGTGACGCTCGACACGGAAAAGGTCATGTACGACAATGCCAAGGCGCTGGGGATCACGCTCATGACGGTGAGTCATCGGAGGAGCTTGTGGAAGTACCACACGCACATTTTGCAGTTTGACGGGCAGGGGCACTTTGTCTTTACGAGGCTGGATGCGGACAAAAGAatgaagctggaggatgagaaggaggatttggaggtgCTGCTGAGGCAGGTGCCtgagttggagaggagggtgagggagttgagtgAGCTTTAG